A window of Parambassis ranga chromosome 10, fParRan2.1, whole genome shotgun sequence contains these coding sequences:
- the LOC114442708 gene encoding heterogeneous nuclear ribonucleoprotein U-like protein 2: MRLTDIKKLKVAELRSRLRELGLDTRGLKAELVGRLWSLSSETGLSEEDGEEEVKLQNVNSTTETGVLQAAPSSTPTAAGVPARSEADREFTDSATQTETGPPAVQPGSGFVGVCHPGSGAGGELESRKQPAGSPEEERRDPFAEDTGRGRAFYEFKEEIRYKRAKSPQSLLQREEAEEQDEDKVRLDPHGSHLHFEVGPDGSCGQPRFWAQSPLLWSGCRLTHGVQQGRVGFEVRLERRLAMTQLDSQQVRESYGLRVGWSVSGTSLLLGEEELSFAYDGHGKKVSGGKEDTFGEPFSEGDIIGCYASFFPDGAVELSFQKNSRSMGVAFSLNTFVLNGRALFPHVLCKSCSVRVHLDPTAAPWYPGPPGFTPIAALPVGQRVRATSAPTSRAQCEVVLMVGLPGCGKTLWARTHMKQHPEKQYRLLGTEELLTCMISGGQRDSRLQQASQCLTALIKVAAETPANYILDQCNILFSARRHKLQLFSGFRRRVVVVFPSADEWTRRLSQHQMHDGNHIPETALLKLQVSCTLPELQAEPMEELQYVELQQEQAQMFLQRYKEEAQRLLPPVSRPEKKKSRLRRRRPHPHGPPPSHRVHWTGFKGWNMTRLNIQSWSQQSQYWDLPHHNQDYYYGGALVGTLE, translated from the exons ATGAGGCTAACGGACATTAAAAAGTTAAAAGTGGCAGAGCTGCGGTCCAGACTTAGAGAACTGGGGTTGGACACCAGAGGACTGAAGGCTGAGCTGGTGGGCAGGCTGTGGTCTTTGTCATCAGAGACAGGATTGAGTGAGGAAGACGGTGAAGAagaggtgaaactacaaaatgTCAACTCAACGACGGAGACAGGAGTCCTTCAAGCTGCGCCCTCATCAACGCCGACAGCAGCTGGTGTTCCTGCGCGATCCGAAGCAGACCGAGAGTTCACAGACAGtgccacacaaacagagaccGGTCCACCAGCTGTACAGCCGGGCTCTGGGTTTGTCGGTGTCTGCCACCCTGGAAGTGGAGCAGGAGGCGAGTTGGAGAGTCGGAAGCAACCTGCAGGCAGTcctgaagaggagaggagggatcCGTTTGCAGAGGACACGGGCAGAGGAAGAGCTTTCTACGAGTTCAAAGAGGAAATACGATACAAAAG AGCCAAATCACCGCAGTCCctactgcagagagaggaggcagaggagcaaGATGAAGATAAAGTCAGATTAGATCCAC ATGGCTCTCATCTCCACTTTGAGGTGGGTCCTGATGGGTCCTGTGGGCAGCCACGGTTCTGGGCTCAGTCCCCTCTGCTGTGGTCAGGCTGCAGGCTCACCCATGGAGTGCAGCAGGGCAGGGTGGGCTTTGAGGTGAGACTGGAAAGGAGGCTGGCGATGACACAGCTAGACAGCCAACAGGTCAGGGAGTCGTATGGTCTGAGGGTGGGCTGGTCAGTGTCTGGGACTTCTCTGCTGCTGG GTGAGGAGGAACTGTCTTTTGCGTATGATGGGCACGGTAAAAAAGTGTCAGGTGGAAAGGAAGACACGTTTGGAGAACCTTTCTCAGAGGGAGACATCATTGGCTGTTATGCT TCTTTTTTCCCAGATGGTGCTGTTGAGCTGTCTTTTCAAAAGAACAGCCGTTCTATGGGTGTGGCTTTTTCCCTGAACACCTTTGTACTGAATGGCCGTGCCCTGTTCCCCCACGTCCTCTGTAAGAGCTGTTCGGTCAGAGTGCACCTGGACCCCACAGCTGCTCCATGGTACCCTGGCCCTCCAGGGTTTACACCAATAGCAGCTCTCCCTGTAGGACAGAGGGTGCGGGCCACATCAGCTCCTACCTCCAGAGCACAGTGTGAG gtGGTTCTGATGGTTGGTCTGCCTGGTTGTGGGAAGACCCTCTGGGCCAGGACCCACATGAAGCAACACCCAGAGAAACAGTATAGGCTGCTGGGAACAGAGGAGCTACTCACATGCATGATT AGTGGTGGACAGAGGgacagcaggctgcagcaggcGTCTCAGTGTCTCACTGCTTTGATCAAAGTGGCTGCTGAGACTCCTGCTAACTACATCCTTGACCAG tgCAACATCCTCTTCTCTGCCCGCCGTcacaagctgcagctgttctcaggTTTCCGGCGGCGGGTGGTGGTGGTCTTCCCCTCAGCAGACGAATGGACAAGACGACTATCACAGCACCAGATGCATGATGGGAACCACATCCCTGAAACCGCCCTGCTCAAGCTCCAAG TGAGCTGCACTCTGCCGGAGCTGCAGGCTGAACCAATGGAGGAGCTGCAGTAcgtggagctgcagcaggaacaaGCACAAATGTTCCTGCAGAGGTACAAAGAAGAGGCTCAGAGACTGTTGCCGCCTGTGTCCAggccagagaagaagaaatccAGACTTCGCAGAAGGAGACCCCACCCTCACGGCCCTCCACCCTCACACAGGGTCCACTGGACTGGCTTTAAAG GTTGGAACATGACAAGACTCAACATTCAGTCATGGAGCCAGCAGTCACAATAT TGGGACCTGCCTCATCACAACCAGGACTACTACTATGGGGGGGCACTAGTGGGAACCCTGGAGTGA
- the LOC114442499 gene encoding heparan-sulfate 6-O-sulfotransferase 2-like isoform X1 translates to MDEKSNNSSHHRLLIVLLMVLLFGVIMIQYVCPSRSECQMLHQLGSWFNVGSATGSRRGGSERQDGLLKDPYIAEDGALARFVPRFNFTKEDLNRVVDFNIKGDDVIVFLHIQKTGGTTFGRHLVRNIQLERPCECHAGQKKCTCFRPGKKETWLFSRFSTGWSCGLHADWTELTSCVPSRMDSREAPKNLPSRNYYYITILRDPVSRYLSEWRHVQRGATWKASLHVCEGRSPTLSELPTCYSGDDWSGCSLQEFMDCPYNLANNRQTRMLADLSLVGCYNVSVMSEDERWAVLLESAKRNLRGMAFFGLTEYQRKTQYLFERTFNLEFISPFTQLNGTRASSVDVPSDTQRRIRQLNRWDVELYEYARDLFLQRFQVARQQERRQARERRQQERRRLRGRLATKQGRQPRPTEPPRMTNSRSVVTEEQQRENAAEDSVLLPDWWDLDENSTMEDYMDNVEQW, encoded by the exons ATGGATGAGAAATCCAACAATAGCAGCCATCACCGGCTTCTGATCGTCCTGCTGATGGTGTTGCTCTTCGGCGTCATCATGATCCAGTACGTGTGCCCGAGCAGATCAGAGTGCCAGATGCTACACCAGCTGGGTTCCTGGTTTAACGTCGGTAGTGCAACTGGTTCCCGACGCGGTGGCAGCGAACGCCAAGACGGGCTCCTGAAAGACCCATACATCGCAGAGGACGGCGCTCTGGCGCGCTTTGTCCCTCGCTTCAACTTCACCAAAGAAGATTTAAACCGTGTCGTAGACTTTAACATCAAAGGAGACGATGTTATAGTTTTTCTGCACATTCAGAAGACGGGTGGCACGACGTTTGGACGACACCTGGTGCGCAATATTCAGCTTGAGAGGCCGTGCGAGTGCCATGCAGGTCAAAAGAAGTGTACCTGTTTCCGGCCAGGTAAAAAGGAGACATGGCTCTTCTCCCGTTTCTCCACCGGCTGGAGCTGCGGCCTGCATGCGGACTGGACTGAGCTGACCAGCTGTGTCCCGTCACGCATGGACTCACGAGAAGCTCCCAAGAACTTGCCCAG TAGGAACTATTATTATATAACCATCCTAAGGGACCCAGTATCACGCTACTTGAGCGAATGGCGTCACGTGCAGCGTGGAGCAACCTGGAAGGCCTCCTTACATGTGTGTGAGGGCCGTTCACCAACACTGTCAGAGCTGCCAACATGCTATTCGGGAGATGACTGGTCAGGTTGCTCCCTGCAAGAGTTCATGGACTGCCCCTACAACCTGGCCAACAACCGGCAGACCCGCATGTTGGCTGACCTGAGCCTGGTGGGGTGCTACAATGTCTCTGTAATGAGTGAGGATGAGCGCTGGGCAGTCCTTCTGGAGAGTGCTAAACGTAACCTACGAGGCATGGCCTTCTTTGGGCTGACAGAGTACCAACGCAAGACGCAGTATCTGTTTGAACGAACCTTTAACTTGGAGTTTATCTCACCATTCACACAACTCAATGGCACACGTGCCTCCAGTGTTGATGTGCCTTCAGACACACAACGCAGAATCCGCCAACTAAACCGATGGGACGTAGAGCTGTATGAGTATGCCCGTGACCTTTTTCTGCAGCGTTTCCAGGTGGCGAGGCAGCAGGAGCGCAGGCAGGCCAGGGAGAGGCGTCAACAGGAGAGGAGGCGGCTCCGTGGAAGGCTCGCAACAAAGCAGGGGAGGCAGCCGAGGCCCACAGAACCACCACGTATGACCAACAGCCGGTCTGTTGTAACTGAGGAACAACAGAGGGAGAATGCGGCAGAGGACAGCGTGTTACTCCCAGACTGGTGGGATCTGGATGAGAATAGCACCATGGAAGACTATATGGACAATGTGGAGCAGTGGTAG
- the LOC114442364 gene encoding uridine diphosphate glucose pyrophosphatase-like produces MDPEVSVLLHCAHWRGLQESRVQVELSDRFNRRTDPALEQHIDEVWTERVSKEPWLFNAAKFRLHSFCLASPKHPHSTNSSHDLSYDCAEDQDRGVCVTNRCLNQTEDAASSKCDCKKNITSDIPSHSSGSLLTLRLGLTCYKDYLGTNWSRSVAELRQRGEAEFSDPLALLAQPLGVGAVLCTHDGQVVFIRRSQKVAEAGGLLDIPGGHPEPKVVCERLGQAAGEDQIAVVMMEQRPEAVVSELFSSVCAEIRDEVNIPLSTLGAPVLMGVALNHTSAGRPSAEFYVSCSLTSDQVSKLYWKGGPEAHESTDVVFLSRMEVLQLDRSSALWSELCPSAKGAVLLYQTVTPDES; encoded by the exons ATGGACCCTGaggtgtctgtgctgctgcactgtgCACACTGGCGTGGGCTGCAGGAGTCTCGTGTACAAGTGGAGCTTTCCGACAG aTTTAACAGGCGGACAGATCCAGCTCTCGAGCAACACATAGACGAAGTGTGGACTGAGCGGGTGTCCAAGGAACCTTGGCTTTTTAATGCAGCCAAATTCAGGCTGCATTCTTTCTGCCTGGCTTCACCAAAACATCCACACTCCACTAATTCCTCCCATGACCTGTCATATGACTGCGCTGAGGACCAGGACAGAGGTGTATGTGTCACCAACAGGTGTTTAAATCAGACAGAAGATGCAGCTTCCTCCAAGTGTGACTGCAAGAAGAACATTACATCTGACATTCCGTCACACTCCTCTGGGTCACTGTTGACTCTCAGACTTGGCCTCACATGCTACAAGGACTACCTGGGAACAAACTGGTCACGCAGTGTGGCAGAGCTCCGTCAGCGTGGAGAGGCAGAGTTCAGTGATCCTCTGGCACTGCTGGCTCAGCCTCTGGGTGTGGGTGCTGTACTGTGTACACATGATGGGCAGGTGGTGTTTATCAGGAGAAGCCAGAAAGTGGCAGAGGCAGGTGGGCTTCTGGACATTCCCGGAGGCCATCCAGAGCCAAAG GTGGTGTGTGAGCGCCTGGGTCAGGCAGCAGGTGAGGACCAGATCGCTGTGGTAATGATGGAGCAGAGGCCGGAGGCTGTTGTCTCAGAgctgttctcctctgtgtgtgcagagatcAGAGATGAG GTAAATATTCCCCTGAGCACCCTTGGAGCGCCTGTCCTGATGGGTGTTGCCCTGAATCACACCAGTGCTGGAAGACCAAGTGCAGAGTTCTATGTCAG TTGTTCACTGACTTCTGATCAAGTGTCAAAGTTGTACTGGAAAGGAGGGCCAGAGGCCCACGAGTCCACAGATGTGGTCTTCCTCAGCAGAATG GAGgtgctgcagctggacaggagcAGCGCTCTGTGGTCGGAGCTGTGTCCTTCAGCTAAAGGAGCCGTGCTGCTTTATCAGACAGTGACACCTGACGAAAGCTAA
- the LOC114442366 gene encoding dnaJ homolog subfamily C member 4-like, translated as MQVDAQLRLCQSCLWCCRNGVRLLSQSYAHRKSVSYYELLGVKSDATLEEIKNAFFDKSKKLHPDSDPSNPALHSQFVELNEAYRVLSKELSRKEYDFKVRHPYSGGPGFSSTSSHTSYRTSTNAEDNAQYWEQFRQAHTQNMTAENQQKRSRRNIHLVAYCVVAMMLSLGAHFVFFRKLEEVHNNFMDEKDRVITEIYNEAKKRAKVNGFKKQTEILRQKHAEFQEKYRFRNSGEDK; from the exons ATGCAGGTAGATGCTCAGCTGCGTCTTTGTCAGAGTTGCCTGTGGTGCTGCAGGAATGGAGTGCGGCTGCTCTCCCAGAGCTATGCACACAG AAAATCTGTGAGCTACTATGAGCTCCTGGGAGTCAAATCCGATGCCACCTTGGAGGAAATTAAAAACGCATTTTTTGATAAATCTAAGAAG CTGCACCCAGACAGTGACCCGTCCAACCCTGCGCTGCACAGCCAGTTTGTGGAGCTGAACGAGGCCTACAGGGTCCTGAGCAAGGAGCTGAGCAGGAAGGAGTATGACTTTAAAGTTCGACATCCCTACAGTGGGGGCCCGGGTTTTAGTTCTACCTCCAGTCACaccagctacagaaccag TACAAATGCAGAGGACAATGCTCAGTACTGGGAGCAGTTTCGTCAGGCTCACACTCAGAACATGACTGCAGAAAATCAGCAGAAAAGGAGCAGAAGAAACATCCACTTGGTGGCTTACTGTGTTGTCGCCATGATGCTCAGCCTTGGAGCTCACTTTGTCTTCTTCAG GAAACTTGAAGAAGTTCACAATAACTTCATGGATGAGAAGGATCGAGTCATCACAGAAATTtataatgaagccaaaaaaagGGCCAA GGTCAACGGTTttaagaaacaaacagaaatccTCCGGCAGAAACATGCTGAGTTTCAGGAGAAATACAGATTTCGCAACAGTGGCGAGGACAAATGA
- the LOC114442499 gene encoding heparan-sulfate 6-O-sulfotransferase 2-like isoform X2: protein MDEKSNNSSHHRLLIVLLMVLLFGVIMIQYVCPSRSECQMLHQLGSWFNVGSATGSRRGGSERQDGLLKDPYIAEDGALARFVPRFNFTKEDLNRVVDFNIKGDDVIVFLHIQKTGGTTFGRHLVRNIQLERPCECHAGQKKCTCFRPGKKETWLFSRFSTGWSCGLHADWTELTSCVPSRMDSREAPKNLPRNYYYITILRDPVSRYLSEWRHVQRGATWKASLHVCEGRSPTLSELPTCYSGDDWSGCSLQEFMDCPYNLANNRQTRMLADLSLVGCYNVSVMSEDERWAVLLESAKRNLRGMAFFGLTEYQRKTQYLFERTFNLEFISPFTQLNGTRASSVDVPSDTQRRIRQLNRWDVELYEYARDLFLQRFQVARQQERRQARERRQQERRRLRGRLATKQGRQPRPTEPPRMTNSRSVVTEEQQRENAAEDSVLLPDWWDLDENSTMEDYMDNVEQW from the exons ATGGATGAGAAATCCAACAATAGCAGCCATCACCGGCTTCTGATCGTCCTGCTGATGGTGTTGCTCTTCGGCGTCATCATGATCCAGTACGTGTGCCCGAGCAGATCAGAGTGCCAGATGCTACACCAGCTGGGTTCCTGGTTTAACGTCGGTAGTGCAACTGGTTCCCGACGCGGTGGCAGCGAACGCCAAGACGGGCTCCTGAAAGACCCATACATCGCAGAGGACGGCGCTCTGGCGCGCTTTGTCCCTCGCTTCAACTTCACCAAAGAAGATTTAAACCGTGTCGTAGACTTTAACATCAAAGGAGACGATGTTATAGTTTTTCTGCACATTCAGAAGACGGGTGGCACGACGTTTGGACGACACCTGGTGCGCAATATTCAGCTTGAGAGGCCGTGCGAGTGCCATGCAGGTCAAAAGAAGTGTACCTGTTTCCGGCCAGGTAAAAAGGAGACATGGCTCTTCTCCCGTTTCTCCACCGGCTGGAGCTGCGGCCTGCATGCGGACTGGACTGAGCTGACCAGCTGTGTCCCGTCACGCATGGACTCACGAGAAGCTCCCAAGAACTTGCCCAG GAACTATTATTATATAACCATCCTAAGGGACCCAGTATCACGCTACTTGAGCGAATGGCGTCACGTGCAGCGTGGAGCAACCTGGAAGGCCTCCTTACATGTGTGTGAGGGCCGTTCACCAACACTGTCAGAGCTGCCAACATGCTATTCGGGAGATGACTGGTCAGGTTGCTCCCTGCAAGAGTTCATGGACTGCCCCTACAACCTGGCCAACAACCGGCAGACCCGCATGTTGGCTGACCTGAGCCTGGTGGGGTGCTACAATGTCTCTGTAATGAGTGAGGATGAGCGCTGGGCAGTCCTTCTGGAGAGTGCTAAACGTAACCTACGAGGCATGGCCTTCTTTGGGCTGACAGAGTACCAACGCAAGACGCAGTATCTGTTTGAACGAACCTTTAACTTGGAGTTTATCTCACCATTCACACAACTCAATGGCACACGTGCCTCCAGTGTTGATGTGCCTTCAGACACACAACGCAGAATCCGCCAACTAAACCGATGGGACGTAGAGCTGTATGAGTATGCCCGTGACCTTTTTCTGCAGCGTTTCCAGGTGGCGAGGCAGCAGGAGCGCAGGCAGGCCAGGGAGAGGCGTCAACAGGAGAGGAGGCGGCTCCGTGGAAGGCTCGCAACAAAGCAGGGGAGGCAGCCGAGGCCCACAGAACCACCACGTATGACCAACAGCCGGTCTGTTGTAACTGAGGAACAACAGAGGGAGAATGCGGCAGAGGACAGCGTGTTACTCCCAGACTGGTGGGATCTGGATGAGAATAGCACCATGGAAGACTATATGGACAATGTGGAGCAGTGGTAG
- the LOC114442777 gene encoding transmembrane protein 179-like, protein MELDRRLLLAHCAAHALSIVAGLLVVVPMALNGSAFKGRCALFSTGYWRTEDGAEPAAQPGEMSHLVVQQWGPPAACQFATFVGIFTVLYGAAQGWRYLFYLHGRHDDTLFSSFLTVLLSVCVLFLSGGASVLLSLGFSSWCDTVTNDNTRPYSCAESQSVPLYLDVDTSSFYTELSLAQASLWCVTALWLAQSILAFLRLYHSHSQHISGPCLPREKELLLGHSPSDSGSPSPPHPPATPTILV, encoded by the exons atGGAGCTGGACCGGCGGCTGCTGCTGGCCCACTGTGCGGCTCACGCCCTGTCGATCGTGGCGGGGTTGCTGGTGGTCGTCCCGATGGCTCTCAACGGATCCGCTTTTAAAGGCCGCTGTGCCCTCTTCTCTACGGGCTACTGGAGGACCGAGGACGGGGCCGAGCCCGCGGCACAGCCGGGAGAAATGTCCCACCTGGTGGTGCAGCAGTGGGGTCCGCCGGCTGCATGCCAGTTCGCCACGTTTGTGGGTATTTTCACGGTGCTGTACGGGGCTGCGCAGGGGTGGAGGTACCTCTTCTATCTGCACGGCCGACATGACGA CACCCTGTTTTCATCCTTCCTCACAGTCCTGCTGAGCGTGTGCGTGCTCTTCCTGTCCGGAGGGGCCAGCGTCCTCCTGTCCCTAGGATTCAGCTCCTGGTGTGACACAGTGACCAACGACAACACACGGCCGTACAG CTGTGCTGAGTCGCAGTCTGTCCCGCTGTACCTGGATGTGGACACTTCGTCTTTCTACACAGAGCTCAGTCTGGCACAG gcATCTCTGTGGTGTGTGACGGCTCTGTGGCTAGCTCAGTCCATCCTGGCCTTCCTGCGGCTCTACCACTCTCACAGCCAGCACATCAGTGGACCTTGTCTGCCCCGAGagaaggagctgctgctgggacACAGCCCGTCTGACAGTGGCTCGCCCTCACCTCCACATCCTCCAGCAACACCCACCATCTTGGTCTAA